The Pangasianodon hypophthalmus isolate fPanHyp1 chromosome 25, fPanHyp1.pri, whole genome shotgun sequence nucleotide sequence CCAACGAGCTGATGGGTTACTGGTATTTCGGGCAGGCGTGGTGCGAGGTGTACCTGGCGCTGGACGTGTTGTTCTGCACCGCCTCCATCGCGCACCTGTGCGCCATCAGCCTGGACCGCTATTGGTCCATCACGCAAGCTGTGGAGTACAACCTGAAGCGCACGCCGCGCCGCATCAAGTGCATCATCCTCGTCGTGTGGGTCATCGCCGCCGTCATCTCCTTCCCGCCACTCATCACCatggagaaggagggagagcaAGAGGTGGGGCGTCCCCTGTGCAAGATCAACGAGGACAAGTGGTACATCATCTCGTCCTGCATCGGCTCCTTCTTCCTGCCCTGCGTCATCATGGTGCTCGTTTACATCCGCATCTACCAGATCGCCAAGAGAAGGaccagaggaagaggaagaaaagaggaagaggaagaacgGAGGAAGAACAATGCTAAAAAGGAGGAGAACGGTGACGGACAATGCCACGAGAAGCTCAACGGCAAGGAGGACGACGACAAGGACAAGGACGACGTCAACGGCGTGGACATGGAGGAGTCGTCCTCGTCCGACCACAAGGACGACCACAACGCTTGCTCCAACAAGAAGAAGCGAGCCAAAGGCAAGACCAAGCTGAGCCAGATCAAACCCGGGGACGAGACGGACAAGCGGTCCACGCGACAGAGCGCCAATCGCGGCCGCTGGAAGGGCCGCCAGAACCGCGAGAAGCGCTTCACCTTCGTCCTGGCCGTCGTCGTTGGCGTCTTCGTCGTCTGCTGGTTTCCTTTCTTCTTCACGTACACTCTGATGGCGCTCTGCGACTCGTGCTGCGTTCCCACCACGCTCTTCAAGTTCTTCTTCTGGTTCGGCTACTGCAACAGCTCGCTCAACCCCATCATCTACACCATCTTCAACCACGACTTCAGGAGGGCTTTCAAAAAGATCCTGTGCCGAGGAGAACGCAGGCTCGTGTGAATCAGACCGAATTCTGGTGTTTTGCTCTTCTACACCGATGTGGGGTCAGCGTGTCATTCTGAACTTTAACCTGTTCTGATTCCCGCGTGTTTTACAGCCAGTACTGAACACGGTGTGCACGCTTACACCATCTACACCATCTACACCATCACCGACgatgatgaggaaaaaaaggacaGGCCAAGGACAGGGCAGGAGGGTCGTGTGAATGGGACGCTGCCGCTTGAGTGTTGGAGCTGACGTTGCTCTTTAACACCAGTGTGGGATTCACTTCCCTTTTTGAACTTTAACCTACAATCCATTATGACAAGACAAACACGAGGTCACGTCACTGTGAAAAGAGCAACTTcccaccgtttttttttttttttttttttacagcttgtACAGAACACAGTGGACTGTGATTTAACGACACAGCATTAGATTTATCTGATTTATTGTGCGCTAACCAGCCAGAGGGGAAGTGTGTACAGTACACAGTAATGCGCGTCGTGCTGTTGAATTATCGGCCCGTGATTTGACACCTGCTTTTGTATTATACATCAATAGAGTGATAAGAAGAAAATGCCCTCCGGTGCTCTGCTCTGTAAATATCACAAATCACACAGTGGGAACCTGCAAGCAaggcacacacacgcgcacgctgGTCATTCTCCATAGCGCAAACGTgaggtgttttgtgtgtgttgatcacatggcttgtgtgtgtgtgtgtgtgtgtgtgttaaatgtgcgTATCATGGATGGTGATGAGGTCTGGGGAACGTCAGAAAATGTGACAAAAGATGTGAACATGAAGTTCCCTTCCTACCAGTTTGATGTTATAGACTcaacaaaaatatgaaatatgaagaataaaaaccatgtagaaagaaaatcagattttttttttttaattgaatttcgAATGAATAGTCCTAGACTTCTCGTCTCGTGTGTGCTGTCGTGTCGGGTTTTGTAACTTCTCAGACAGAGATTTAGATTTTTCCCCTGAGCACTGAAACATAATCTGTTATGAAATTGTTGATGCTGCTTACCACTACAAAtgatcctgtttttttttttccccggaGTAACAATTCACTTAATATGAGCCATTAGGCAAATTGATGTTGAGCCGGTCGTACGTGAACCAAACAGCAACTCGTTTCACAGCAACGCAGGCCTCTTCTCTAGGCTTTATATTTCTCTAAAGGCTGTAAAGGTGAATATATTCATGCTTTAACGGTTActctgctgtaacacactcggCTCAGCTCGTGTAGTGATGCACTAATAATTACGGCAGTTTGAAGATAATCAGGCAGTGATCGAAGGttgtatttgaaatgaaactgaTTATGAGGTTGAAGTTAAGcattaatgcatgttttttttatatatacaccatGTACTAATCGCAGTTGCAGTATTTTGGGGAACAGAATGaattaagttaattaattaactcaGTCCTTCTCTGGTAATCATTCAAAGCTCCTGCTTCTGTAATTTTGTCgcaggtaaataaaatgcagataTGAAGAGAACCCACTTTTTGGAAGAGTACGTGGTGCTTGTGTGGCGCTGCACAACTCCTTTACCGCtttcattcatctacagtaaACGCTTTGTCCTGCTCAGagtcactgtggtttaaattaccaACTAAGTTTGTTAGAAAGTATGGTGGccagtacaaacaaaaatgcaggaggaggcgggaattgtcagaattcctttgggaatGGATTGTTTTGGTTGGGAacaggcaggattggtcaggaattccttcaggagtaGAGGAGAGGGTCTTTTTgctcagaattccttcaggagaaAGTGGGACTCTAGAATTCACTTcaatttctttaatttctaCAGCGCTTTTAGCGATagacatcgtcacaaagcaaCCTCATGGAAATTCCTTCGGGAGAAAgagggattggtcagaattcctttagGAGTGGGCGGGGCTGGTCAAATGTTTCGCGAGAGcaggtcagaattccttcaagTGAACGAGAgagtggaatttaaaaaaaaaaaaaaacacctctaaTACAGCCTAGTAACTTTTGCGgcatgttttggatcattatcctgcAAACCGAAGTGACTTTAAGTTTAGAGTTTGTTGGTTGGATATTTggtttttattactgtttagtTTTCAGACTAATGTGTAAGCATCAGTAAAGACCCGCGATCCAGATGGACCCGTAGCCCTGACTGCATCTGACCACGTTTCCCAGAAGAGGAGGTTTGCTTTGGATTGGGGATCCTGCTCTATATCACACTCTCTTTTACTGTGGAACTCTGTCCATTAAAAACTCTGCAGAACTCTACAAGttttaatgtagtttttttatCACACTGTAATCTGATCTGTCTGTTGTTGAGGCTTAGCAGTGGTTTCCATCTTCTGATACATCATCTTGAAAATCATGTCTCACTGACTGGAAACCTCACGGTGGAAGAGGACAATCTTCAGAACTCTATACATTTTAAGCAAACTGTTTTTAATGCTAAATGA carries:
- the adra2a gene encoding alpha-2A adrenergic receptor; the encoded protein is MGALGCVNVTNGTSGGAPYPLQVSLVVLVVLLILLTVFGNVLVVIAVFTSRALKAPQNLFLVSLASADILVATLVMPFSLANELMGYWYFGQAWCEVYLALDVLFCTASIAHLCAISLDRYWSITQAVEYNLKRTPRRIKCIILVVWVIAAVISFPPLITMEKEGEQEVGRPLCKINEDKWYIISSCIGSFFLPCVIMVLVYIRIYQIAKRRTRGRGRKEEEEERRKNNAKKEENGDGQCHEKLNGKEDDDKDKDDVNGVDMEESSSSDHKDDHNACSNKKKRAKGKTKLSQIKPGDETDKRSTRQSANRGRWKGRQNREKRFTFVLAVVVGVFVVCWFPFFFTYTLMALCDSCCVPTTLFKFFFWFGYCNSSLNPIIYTIFNHDFRRAFKKILCRGERRLV